From one Streptomyces chromofuscus genomic stretch:
- a CDS encoding ribonuclease J — MSHPHPELGPPPPLPEGGLRVTPLGGLGEIGRNMTVFEYGGRLLIVDCGVLFPEEEQPGIDLILPDFSSIRDRLDDIEGIVLTHGHEDHIGGVPFLLREKPDIPLIGSKLTLALIEAKLQEHRIRPYTLEVAEGQRERIGPFDCEFVAVNHSIPDALAVAIRTPAGMVVHTGDFKMDQLPLDNRLTDLHAFARLSEEGIDLLLSDSTNAEVPGFTPHERDISNVLRQVFASARRRIIVASFASHVHRIQQILDAAHEYGRRVAFVGRSMVRNMGIARDLGYLKVPPGLVVDVKTLDDLPDGEVVLVCTGSQGEPMAALSRMANRDHQIRIVEGDTVILASSLIPGNENAVYRVINGLTRWGANVVHKGNAKVHVSGHASAGELLYFYNICRPRNLMPVHGEWRHLRANAELGALTGVPHDRIVIAEDGVAVDLVEGKAKISGKVQAGYVYVDGLSVGDVGEPALKDRKILGEEGIISVFVVVDASTGKITGGPHVQARGSGIEDAAFIDVLPKITEVLERSAQDGVVEPHQLQQLIRRTLGKWVSDTYRRRPMILPVVVEV, encoded by the coding sequence TTGAGCCATCCGCATCCTGAACTCGGCCCGCCCCCGCCGCTCCCCGAAGGCGGCCTGCGGGTCACCCCGCTCGGCGGCCTCGGCGAGATCGGCCGGAACATGACCGTCTTCGAGTACGGCGGCCGCCTGCTGATCGTCGACTGCGGAGTGCTCTTCCCCGAGGAGGAGCAGCCCGGAATCGACCTGATCCTGCCGGACTTCTCGTCCATCCGGGACCGCCTCGACGACATCGAGGGCATCGTCCTCACGCACGGCCACGAGGACCACATCGGCGGCGTCCCCTTCCTGCTCCGCGAGAAGCCGGACATCCCGCTGATCGGCTCCAAGCTGACCCTGGCCCTGATCGAGGCCAAGCTCCAGGAGCACCGGATCCGTCCCTACACGCTCGAGGTCGCCGAGGGCCAGCGCGAGCGCATCGGCCCCTTCGACTGCGAGTTCGTCGCGGTCAACCACTCCATCCCGGACGCGCTCGCGGTCGCCATCCGCACCCCCGCCGGCATGGTCGTGCACACCGGCGACTTCAAGATGGACCAGCTCCCGCTGGACAACCGCCTCACCGACCTCCACGCGTTCGCACGCCTGAGCGAGGAAGGCATCGACCTCCTCCTCAGCGACTCCACGAACGCCGAGGTCCCCGGGTTCACCCCGCACGAGCGCGACATCTCCAACGTCCTGCGCCAGGTCTTCGCGTCCGCCCGCCGGCGCATCATCGTGGCGAGCTTCGCCAGTCATGTCCACCGCATCCAGCAGATTCTGGACGCGGCCCACGAGTACGGCCGCCGGGTCGCCTTCGTCGGCCGCTCCATGGTCCGCAACATGGGCATCGCCCGGGACCTCGGCTACCTCAAGGTCCCGCCGGGCCTCGTCGTCGACGTCAAGACGCTCGACGACCTCCCGGACGGCGAGGTGGTCCTCGTCTGCACAGGCAGCCAGGGCGAGCCGATGGCCGCGCTCTCCCGCATGGCCAACCGAGACCACCAGATCCGGATCGTCGAGGGCGACACGGTGATCCTGGCGTCGTCCCTGATCCCCGGCAACGAGAACGCGGTGTACCGCGTGATCAACGGCCTCACCCGCTGGGGCGCCAACGTCGTCCACAAGGGCAACGCCAAGGTCCACGTCTCCGGCCACGCGTCGGCGGGCGAGCTCCTGTACTTCTACAACATCTGCCGACCGCGCAACCTGATGCCGGTCCACGGCGAATGGCGTCATCTGCGCGCCAACGCCGAGCTGGGCGCCCTCACCGGCGTCCCGCACGACCGCATCGTCATCGCCGAGGACGGCGTCGCCGTCGACCTCGTCGAGGGCAAGGCGAAGATCTCCGGCAAGGTCCAGGCGGGGTACGTGTACGTCGACGGCCTCTCGGTCGGCGATGTCGGCGAGCCGGCGCTGAAGGACCGCAAGATCCTCGGCGAGGAGGGCATCATCTCGGTCTTCGTCGTCGTGGACGCGTCCACGGGCAAGATCACAGGTGGCCCGCACGTGCAGGCCCGCGGCTCGGGCATCGAGGACGCGGCCTTCATCGACGTCCTCCCGAAGATCACCGAGGTCCTCGAGCGCTCGGCGCAGGACGGCGTCGTGGAGCCTCACCAGCTCCAGCAGCTCATCCGCCGCACGCTGGGCAAGTGGGTCTCCGACACCTACCGCCGCAGGCCCATGATCCTGCCGGTGGTCGTGGAGGTCTGA